A region of the Peredibacter starrii genome:
AAGATGTGAAAGACCAACCCATTGGCCCGGCACAGGTGATGTTTTGTATTGATGATCGTGAAGAATCGATTCGTCGTCACTTAGAGGAAATTGATCCAATCGTAAAAACTTACGGTGTGGTTGGTTTCTTTGGCGTTGATATGAAGTTTGCAAGTATTAAAAGCAGCCGTCTGGTGGCGCAATGTCCTCCAGTGGTGACTCCTAGTCGAATTATTTCTGAGGTCCCTCGGGACTCTCAATCGGCGAAGACCTTTGAGCGTTGGAACGTAATGACCGGTGGCGGGAATCTCGCCCTGTACTATCATTCTAGAACGATGTTCAGAGGTTTCTTCTCGACAATTTTTTTAGGTGTAGCAAGTATGTTTCCGATGTTCATGCAGGTCTTCTTTCCGGAGAAGACCCGTGATCTGAAGAATAAAGTGATGGGTACTTTTACTCCGGTACCAAAGACAGAAATTTCTTTGGATCAGTCGGATGCTCAACACGGATATAGTAAACCAGAGATGGCCAAAATTGTTCAGGCCATTCTGGACATGTGCGGAATCAAAAATGAGTATGCGCCATTAGTTGTTCTTTTGGCCCACGGTTCATCAAGTAACAACAATCCATTCCGTCAGGCCTATGGTTGTGGTGCTTGTGGTGGTAACGCCGGTATTCCGAACTCTCGTGCCTTTGCGAAAATGGCGAATGATCCGGAGGTGAGAGCAGAGCTTGCTAAACTTGGTTATCCAATTCCGAAGGACACGTTCTTCGTTTCTGGATTCCACGATACATGTACAGATGAGATTCACTTTTTTAACCTTGAGCTTATGCCTGAATCGCATAAGTCAGAGTTTGAGAAGCTTCGTAAGAACTTAAATGAAGCAGGGGCGAGAAACGCTTTTGAGCGTTGTCAGCGCTTTAGTTCTGAATCAGCAAAGTCCTCTCCAATGGAGGCCTTAAAGCATGTGAAAGAGAGGGCAGTGGATCTGGCCCAGCCTCGTCCGGAGTATGGCCACTCATCAAATGCTCTTGCGATTGTGGGCCGTAGAGAGATGACTCGTGGGTTGTATCTGAATCGTCGCGCTTTCCTTCATACCTATGACTGGAGACTGGATCCGGATGGATCGATTCTGAAGTCGGTGGTAGTGGGTGGTGTTCCAGTTGCTGTGAATATCAACATGGACTACTACTTCTCAAGTGTTGATAACGAAAACTTTGGTTGTGGTTCGAAGCTGCCACTGAATATGACTTCGCTATTGGGAGTTATGACTGGTTCACAAAGTGACCTTCGTATTGGTCTGGCCCGTCAGATGGTTGAGATTCATGAGCCAATCAGGAATTTAACAATGATTGAGGCACCGCTGGCCCGCGTGAAGAATCTCTTTGATAACCATCCACGTTTGAAAAATATTTTGTACCACCACTGGATGCGTCTTGTGGTGATTGACCCTGAAACAAATCAGTGGCACTTGTTTGGGCACAATGATTTTACTGCTCTGACTTTTGAGAAATCGAAGATGAAGCATTTTGCGACTTCAGTTGATCTGATCAATAAGACCCACACTGAAGAAGATTTTGCGGAGATTGGATAATGATTGAGAAACTGTTTCACACCATTTTAACAATTCCATTTGCCTGGGTTGGTTTCCTGGCATTGGTCTTTTTTACGAAGATAACGATTCCTGAAAGATGGCTTTCTGAATCGGCCAAGTTCTATTCCATGATCATGGTCGGGATGTGTCTCGCCTTGTTTGGAATGACTTATGTTGAGTCACCGTCATCACTTCTGCTTGATTACAATGAACTGATTAACGTCGGGACTTACCAGTTTAAAATGCGCTTTATAGTGGATCTCTTGGGGTCGACCTATGCGCTTTTATCATCGATTTTGATCGGGATTATTTTTAAGTTTTCTCGCAACTATCTTCATAAGGAAGAAGGATATTTTCGATTTATCTTTCTCATGTCGATTCTTCTTTTCGGGTTGATCGTCGTGTCTTTTGCTCGTTCTCTCGATCTCCTCTTTGTGGGGTGGGAGCTTGTAGGGACAACTTCGGTGCTTCTGATCGGATACTTCTATGCTCAGAACCAACCTGTAAGGCATTCCGTGAAGGCGATCATTTCATATCGTCTTTGTGATATGGGAATTCTTGCGGCCTCAGCATGGGCCCACCATTATCTTCATTCAACTGATTTTGTTCTTCTGCCAAAAATGCTAGGTCACGCTCATGAAGGGATTGCCTTGATCTTTATTGGTCTATTTGTGATTTGGGCCTCACTGGCGAAGGCCGGGCAATTACCAATGAGTTCTTGGTTGCCGACAGCGATGGAAGGTCCCACGCCATCAAGTGCCATTTTCTACGGCGCACTTTCGGTTCACCTTGGGCCGTTTCTTCTTATGAGATTCCATGACTATTTTTCTCACTTTCCGGTGCTTCTGGTGGTGATTGGTGTGATTGGAGGAGTGTCGGCCGTTTATGCAAGCTTAGTTGGTAGAACGCGCTCTGATGCGAAGACCATGCTTGCTTACGCCACGATCACTCAAGTAGGGATCATTTACATCGAGATTGCTCTGGGATTTACGAACTTTGCTTTGTTCCACATTGTGGCCCACGCAAGCCTTCGTACGTATCAGTTCCTTCGATCCTCTTCAATCATTCAGGATTTTTATGAAAACCCTGTAGTGATTCAGAACGAAACGATTAAGCGTAAGTTATCGTTTGAAAAGTTTCTCTCGCCTCAAATTAGAAAGAAAGTTTATGTTCATGCCCTTCATGGCTTCCACCTGGATTACTTTACGTCTCAGGTTTTGAATGTGCTCTGTCTACCGGCAAGGCTCTATATCAAATGGGAAAATCAGTGGATGGAGTATGATAGAAAGCTACTTAAGTGGATTGTAGGAAAAAAATAATATGCACAGTTTAAATCAATATGTAGAGATCATTCCGCTGCTCACGACCTTCGGGACGGCGATCATCTCTTGCTTTTATGAATTAGGAAAAAGATGGCAGGACTTCATCATAGGCCTATTGGGCGTGTTGTTTGTCTTCTTTGCTTACCTTTTCTTTACTGAGGACTTCACGTCATCTCTTGCGGTTCATACGCTTTTTGATATCCGTTATAACAAGATCGGTATGTTTACCGGTGGTTTATTTTGTTTGTCGCTTTTTATTGGATTATTTCCAATTAGAAAGAGCATGACACTTAACTCGAACTTTTTGTTCTTTATCGCGGGTGGGTTAGGGATCATTCTGGCCAACAATCTTCCGACCTTCTTTTTCTTTTGGACATTTCAGCGCGCTCTTCCTGGCAATGGCTTTTTAAGAGATGCAGTTCATAAGGAATCTACGGTTGGTGCGACTTATATCATTCAGCACCTTCTGACTTTCTTCTGTTTCTTGGGACTATTGTACTTTGCTAATCAGCAGGGTCTTCTTATTACTCCGATGACGGAGTTTCCGGCGAGCTTCTTTACTTGGCCGGTGCTACTTCTTTCATTCATTATTATCTATCAGATTCACGGGATCTTTCCGTTCCACTCTTGGGTACATGACCTGGTTGAGAGAAGTACTTGGTATGAATTCTCGGCGATTTTCCTCTCTCGTGCCGGAGTTCTGTTGTTTGTTCAACTTCTACTTCCAACGCTGAAGCACGATCCGGATGCTTTTAAGATTCTGCTTTTGAGTCTTTCGATCATCTCTTCGATCTACTGGTCTTTCCGCGGGATCATGGAGAAAAACCTTAACCGTACGGCGAACTATTTTTATATTGCTCAAGCTTCGCTTCTCTTAACTGGACTTCAGGCCGATATGACGGCCGCGAAGGGGTCCTACCTACACATGATGGTGATTTCGATTTCAGGTCCAGCATTGTTTTCAATCCTGAGCTATATTGAGCACACCTTCAGTATGAAGCGCTCTAGTCAATACTACGGCTTTGCTCAGTATTATCCGATGCTCGCTACACTGTTCTGTCTCTTTGGCTTCTGTATGATCGGGGTACCACTGGGTGCTTCGTTTGTGGTAGAGGACTTGGTGATTACAGGACTTCTTGAGTATCAGCCTTACCTTGGACTTGGACATATCATTGCCACCTGTTTAAACGGTATTCTTTTTTTCCTGATGTTTACTCGCCTGTTCCTGGGGCAAAGCCCTTACAGCATGCCAGTAACTAACAAGGACATGCCGCTTTCTCAGATGCTCCCTTACATCATCGCTCTCATCATGCTAATCTTGATAGGTGTGCTTCCATACCTATTCTTGGAGAAGATTACTTGGTAGAAGATCTCGTTTTAGGCGGCGTTTATCAGCATTATAAGGGCAAGAACTATCTTGTGAGAGATCTTGCCCGACACTCAGAAACCATGGAGTGGATGGTGCTGTATGAATGTTTGTATGAGAACGAAGAAGGGCGTTTGTGGGTTAGACCCCTGAAAATGTTTCTTGAAACCATTGAGTTAGATGGAAAGACCGTGCCGAGATTTCAGTATATCGGTAATCAGAAGGGCCGCTCTAGGCTTTAGGCAGATGGGACTTCAGTAGAAACGGTTTTGCTTCCCAAGGTTTATCCGGCCAGTAGTGCCTTGGATAGTCTCGTTGATATTCTTTCTTCATTTCCTGATACGTTTTGGCCCAGAAGTTTTTAAGGTCTTTGGTGACCTGAATGGGACGTTTATGTGGGCCCAAAAGTTTTAATGTTAGAGGTACCTGGCCCTGCATAATAGAAGGCGTATCGTTTAATCCGTAAAAGTCCTGAATTGGGGCCTCGAGATAAGGATCCATGTTCATAGGATAATGAACGATGAGCTCCCGTCTACCACCCAGATTAATTTTGGATGGAAGTTCCCGGTCCAGATTATCGACATCGAGATTCGCCTCAATTTCAGACTTAAAATAGCTCTCGATATTGTTCCAGTTTAACTCACCGGCATAGTCAAAATATCCCAAGGCGGAGAGTTCGATATTCTCAATGTCTTTGTTTTTCTTTTTTGCCCAGTAATAGAGCCTTTCAAACACCGGAGTCTCTTTAAACTTTTCTAACTCAGACTTAAATTGAGAACGAGAAAGATCAGAGATCTTGGTTTTGAATGATTCATTAAGTTCCGTCCACACGAGTTTTACCGGGGACTCTTCAATCACAATACTTCCGAGCTTGGTTTTTCGTTTCAGGAGAATTTTCTCTCCGGTCTCAACCTCTTCCTCTTCAGTAAAAGGAAAAGGATCCAGGTCCCAGAACCATTCTTCTTCAACAGGAAAGACCTTAATCGCTTCTTGCCTCTGAGTGATGTCGAAGATGATGTAGAAATCACCATGAATGTTCTCAAGACTATTGTGAGCACGGATGGTTTTGCCGGAATAGTGAATGAAGTCACGCTGCTTCTGACGAAGTCGCGCCACCTGATCAACGAATCCCACGAGGAGACACTTTTCCCAAGGCGTATTCTCCGTGCCGGAGTTCTTTATATAGAACTGCAGGCGGCGATAGAGATTGCCGGTGCGGTCATTCTCAATGTCCTCGCAAATAAATCGCAGAAGTCTTTCTTTGGATTTCTGCGGAAGATTTTCACCTTCAAGTAAAATACGTGAGAGTCTCGCCGAGAGCGGCAACTCCAGCATACGCTTACCGATCTTGGTTATTCCATTTTCATCAGTTGCACCCAATCTCTCACAAAGCGCCTGGGCCTTGTCCCACTTATCTTTGGTGGGAGGATGAAACCACATTGGAGTAAGTCCCGTGCCTTTGATCAAAAGATAAATATCAGTTAAATCCGCACGGAAAATTTCCGGGATCGTATGCTCTTCACGTTCATTAAAATCTTGCTGGCTATAAAGACGCAAACACTCACCCGGAGCAGTTCGGCCCGCACGACCAGCACGTTGAATGGCCGAAGATTTAGTCACTGGAGTGTCTTCAATAAATTTCAGTCCGTTCCAGGGAGAGTAGTGGGCCTCTCTTTGAATCCCCGAATCAATCACGATTCTGATTCCTGGAAGCGTCACAGAACTTTCTGCGATATTAGTCGAAAGAATAATCTTACGTTTCGAAGAAGGTCCTAGTGCCTGGGCCTGTTCTTCCTTGGTGAGATCAGCGTGAAGTAAAAATACCTCAAAAGGACCCGAGAGCACATCTTGCACCCGGAGCATCTCCCGCATACCAGGAAGAAACACCAGAATATCGCCTGGTTTATCCAGCGCACTTTCAACTGCTTTTTTTACTTTCGCTTCTAAACTCTGATTTAAAACACTGGGAGTATTTGGAAGATAAGAAATCTCCACCGGATAATTAACACCTTCAATCTCAATGGTTTTTGAATCAGGAAAATTATCCAACATGCGGGTATCAAGAGTCGCTGACATGATGATGACTTTGAGGTCCTTACGTTTGGATTGAAGATCACGTAGAAGGGCCAGAGCTAAATCCGTATCAAGATGCCTTTCATGGAATTCATCCAGGATGACAATATCAACACCTTTGAGTTCTGAATCACCCAGGAAGCGTTTTAAAAATGTTCCTTCGGTATAAAAGATGAGAGAGGTGGAATCAGTTACATTTTTATCAAAACGAAAGTGATAACCCACTTCCTTACCTAACGTCAGTTCTTCTTCATCGGCAATTCTTTGTGCGGCCAATTTGGCGGCAATTCGGCGAGGCTCCAACACCACCACACGTCCGCCAAGATTTTTTACCAGCGCCCAGGGAAGACGAGTGGTCTTTCCGGATCCAGGAGACGCTTTGACTAAAATAGTCGAGTGTTCGCGAACCGCGTCGGATATTCCAGGGAGAAAAGAATCTATGGGAAGGGGAACTTTTATTTGCATAACATTTCGTTGAATATTTTGTATCTTACCTCGATAATAGGGGAATTCCTAGGAGATCACTATGTCAATTTGTCCATGTCGGTCTAAAGACCAGAATAAACTTACGTACGAAAACTGCTGCGGTCCTTACGTTGAAGGTAAGAAGAAGGCCCCAACTGCTGAGGCCATGATGCGTTCTCGTTACTCAGCTTACGTTGTTAAGAACATTGATTACGTTGATCAGACTCAAATCGTAGTTGAAAACGAAGTGTTCGATAAAGAAGAAGCAAAAAAATGGGCAGACAGCTCTGAATGGCTTGGTCTTGAAATTCGTAAAGTTTCTAAAGGTGAAGCAAACGATAATACTGGTACAGTTGAATTCGTTGCTCACTATAAAGATATCGCAAGCGGTACCGCTCTTGTTCACCACGAGACATCTCTTTTCCAAAGAAGAGACGGCGAGTGGAAATTCAAAGAAGGCCAGATTCACGGTAACCAACCGGTGAAGCGTCTTGAACCGAAAATCGGTCGTAACGATCCTTGCTCGTGTGGCTCGAATAAGAAATTTAAGAAGTGCTGCGGAGCCTAGTTGAAAAAAGAAATTCTTGATGAATTAATCAGACGCTCTCGTGAAGAGCTTACTGGTCTTGAAGCATCTGCCAAATCGAATCGTGATTTCGCGACCGATCAGGAGTTTAAGGCCGAAAGTAAATACGACACGAGAGCTCTTGAAGCTTCTTACCTCGCCAGTGCTGAGGCCAAACGAGTAGAAGAACTAAAACTCGAAATTCAAATCCTAGAAGAAGTTGATGTTGATGCTTCCAAGAAATTGGGAGAGATCAGCATCGGCGCTCTGGTTGAACTCCTTCATGGGGAGCAAAAGCGTTTGTATTTTCTTATTCCAACTGCAGGTGGAACCATCATCAAAGTTAAAGACGAAGCCGTACTGGTTGTCTCGGTTTTCTCTCCGATTGGTGATGCTCTCATGGGTCTAAAAGCGGGGGACGAGTTTGAAGTGGAAACGCCCAAAGAGACTCGTACTTACCAGGTTTTAAACTTCCTTTGACCACAAATGTTGTCACTTTATTAGACACCCTAACATCTTGTAACCTCTAAGATGCTGGATTCTGTTGAGCTTTAATTTTTTTTCAGGCCATAAGCGTACCTCGCCGATACTTACTCAGCGAGGTAACTATGAAATGGCTTCTTACATTCTCACTTCTGATTGGCTTTTCCACTGTTAAAGCTGAGGTATCGCCGGAACACGTAGACGATATGCTTGGTCAAATGGTAAGAGAAAATGTGATCTCTGCTGAGGAGGCCCAAAAGGCGAGAGTAAGGATGCGTTCAATGTCATCTGATCAATGGGCGGCCATCAATAATCAAGCCGCTAAAATTGCTGCTCGAACTCCTGCATCAGTGTCTTCACAGAACAAGATTGAGGAAGTCAAAGGCATTGACCTGGACGGTGCTCAGTTCAAGCAGATTCAGGACGAAGTAAAAAAGATCGTCCCGCAATACAAGGACTAATTGTTTTATCTCGATATCTCCCCGTTAAAAAAATACCGTAACTATCGTTGGTTATACACAGGTCAATTGATCTCCGTTTTCGGAAGCATGATCACCTATGTGGCCATTCCTTATCAAATGTATGAGATCACGAAATCAACTTTCCATGTGGGAATGCTTGGGATCGTACAACTCATTCCATTGGTGATTTCTGGATTCTGGGGAGGTGCTGTCGCCGATAGTTTCAATCGCAGAAAAATTGTTATCATGACAGACATTAGCTCTGCCATTGGAAATCTTCTTCTGATTCTCTTCACTCTCTCTGGTTCAAAAGAATACTTTGTACTCTATATCCTCGCTGGAATCATGGCGATCTTTAAGGGCTTCGAACGTCCGGCTCTTGAGGCGATGATTCAGCAGCTTTTTGAGAAGAAAGACATTCCAAAGGTAAGTACGCTTCAATCGCTTAAAACTACTTCAGGCATGATCCTGGGGCCCGCTCTTGGTGGGGTGCTTATTTCTTCGGTGGGAATTACCTGGACGTACACAATCGATCTTCTGACCTATGCCGCGAGTTTATTCTGTGTGCTTCAGCTTCGTGATTTGAAAGAGCTCAAAGAGAAACGTAAAGCTAACATAGGGGCCATCCTTGATGGTTTTAAATACGCCTGGAAGCGACCAGACCTCATGGGAACTTATGTGGTGGACATGGCGAGTATGACCTTCGCTTTTCCGAATCCTTTGTTTCCGGCCCTCGCAACCATGCTCGGTGATCCGGGAAAACTGGGTTGGTTCTATTCAGCTCCGGCAGTAGGCGCTTTCATTGGATCTCTTACAAGTTCTTGGACCCATAAAGTAAAACGTCATGGAAAAGGCATTACCATTGCGGCCCTTCTTTGGTGCGTGGGGATTTTTGGATTTGGTTTCACCAATGACTTTTATCTGTGGCTCTTCTTCCTGGGCTTTGCCGGTTGGGCGGATATGATCTCAGGGATTTTCCGCGGTACCATGTGGAATGAAACGATTCCGGAAGACTATCGTGGGCGCCTGGCCAGTGTAGAAATGATCTCATATTCATCAGGACCACTTTTGGGGAACACCTTTATGGGGACCCTCGCCGATAAAGAAGGTTTTCATAATGCTCTGATGATTGGCGGAGTGATGGGTGGAGCGATGGTGTTGATCTTAGGACTTGGAATTCGTCAGTTCTGGAAGTATTCGGCGGAGAGATCCTAGTAAGGATCTCCCACGTATTTCCAAAGTTTCTTCTTCACAAACCACGGTACAAAAAACGAAGTGAGTTTTGCCATGGCCTTGACCTGGGTATAACTCTTCATGCCCCAGGGCCAGTGGGAGAGTAGAATGCGGCTATCAAGCACGCGGAAAAAATAATCCAGAATAATTGAAAGCAGAACCAGGTCATCTAGTTGACCGAGAATCGGAATCCAATCCGGAATAAGATCAATCGGAGAAATGATAAGAGCAATCATTGCGAGTAAAATTTTTTTATCGCGAGAAGGAATACGCTCATCATTTGCCGTGGTTTTTAAAAACTCTTTTATGTCGGTAAAAAACTTCATTATTTTTCACTCTCTGTCGGTACGTTAAGACCCTTGGTCATTTCCCTTAGAATAAGTGAGGTGGCCGCAAATGCAAAGGCTCCAGTGACGAAACTGGCCGACCCAAATCCTTCCTCACAGTCCATATTCTTGGCCATTCCAGGTGGTTTATACGTGAGACAACCGTTCGCTGTTGGATAGACCGCTCTTTCATGTGACCACACCGCCCAGACACCAAAATTTCCTTGGTTTTCCAGAGGGAAAGCAAAGTCCTGACGAAGCTTCTTACGAAGTCGTGCCAGGAGGCGATCATTTGATGAAGTAGACATATCGGTTACTTTGATTTGAAGCGGATCGATCTTTCCGCCAGCTCCACCCATCACCACGAGGGGAATATTATTCTTACGACAATGATCGATGAGGTAACATTTATTCGTAAAATCATCACAAGCATCCACCACGAAATCATAGTGACGGTCAAAAATGTTCTCGAGGTTCTTGGGGTTGAAGAAACACTGCTTGGTTTCTACTTCACACAACGGTTGAATGTCCTTGATACGATTTTTCATCACATCAACTTTAAACTGGCCAACGGTAGAACTCACGGCCAGCACCTGACGATTGATATTCGTGATACAAACGTCATCCAAATCAACTAACGTCATGGCACCAAGACCTGTACGTGCCAGAGATTCGGCGACCCAAGAGCCTACGCCACCAATTCCGATGACAAGAACCCGTGCGCTTTTAATTTTATCCAGACCGGTTCTTCCGAAGAGTCTTCCAATGCCGCTAAAGCGGGTGTCGTAATCAGTATATTCCATTGTTCCTCGCGAACTTATTCACTTTTAACTGTCCACAGGCCGCCAGGATGTCATCACCCTTAGTGGTTCTCACCATGACCCGTAGTTTTTTAGCTACTAGTTTTTCTTTAAAGCTTTCAATCTCCTCAATACCCGGACGCTCCCACTTGGAACCCGGAAATGGATTGAAAGGAATGAGATTTAAAATCGCCTTACGATGTCCCAGAAGAGTATGCAGACCCTCAACATGTTCATCTGACATATTGAAGTCTTTGATCAAAAGATATTCGTAAGTAATAAATTGTCTTTTTAAGAGGGGAATTTGATCCAGTGCCGGTAATACTTCACTTAAAGGGAAGCGCTCATTGACTGGAATAAGTTTTGCTCTTTGTTCTTCAAAGGGAGAGTGTAGGGAGAGAGCAAAATTAATCGAAGGAAAATCTTTTAAGTTTTTTAGTCCTGGAAGATACCCCACGGTTGAGAGAGTCATCTGGCGATGTCCTACTCCAATGAGTTTGGTGTCATTCAAAACTTTAATCGCCTGTGAGACCTCAGTTAAGTTATGAAGTGGCTCACCCTGGCCCATAAAAACAATGCTCGGATTAAGAGCTAAATTATTTTTGGCCTTTAACCAATTCATCGCCACCAGATACTGTCCTACGATTTCACCAGCAGTGAGATTTCGTTTTAAACCTTGAGTACCGGTGTAACAGAAGCTGCAGTTCATGCCACAACCCACTTGAGTTGAAAGGCAAACGGTAAAACGTTTGTGAAAGGGAATGAGGACGGTTTCAACTTCCATCTCATCATGAAAGCGCACTAAAAATTTTACGGTACCGTCTTCCGATTCCTGCGTTTTAGAAATAGTCGGAAGATCAAAATTGAATTTTGCTTTCAGGTTTTGAATCAAATCCTGAGAGACATGTCGGGCCCAGAGTTCGGGATTTTTATAAAGTCCATCCAACCAAAACGACAGCACATGGGACGAGTGTCC
Encoded here:
- the rlmN gene encoding 23S rRNA (adenine(2503)-C(2))-methyltransferase RlmN gives rise to the protein MLNPSAYSLTHLQWKDLLVSEGHSSHVLSFWLDGLYKNPELWARHVSQDLIQNLKAKFNFDLPTISKTQESEDGTVKFLVRFHDEMEVETVLIPFHKRFTVCLSTQVGCGMNCSFCYTGTQGLKRNLTAGEIVGQYLVAMNWLKAKNNLALNPSIVFMGQGEPLHNLTEVSQAIKVLNDTKLIGVGHRQMTLSTVGYLPGLKNLKDFPSINFALSLHSPFEEQRAKLIPVNERFPLSEVLPALDQIPLLKRQFITYEYLLIKDFNMSDEHVEGLHTLLGHRKAILNLIPFNPFPGSKWERPGIEEIESFKEKLVAKKLRVMVRTTKGDDILAACGQLKVNKFARNNGIY
- a CDS encoding tRNA threonylcarbamoyladenosine dehydratase, whose translation is MEYTDYDTRFSGIGRLFGRTGLDKIKSARVLVIGIGGVGSWVAESLARTGLGAMTLVDLDDVCITNINRQVLAVSSTVGQFKVDVMKNRIKDIQPLCEVETKQCFFNPKNLENIFDRHYDFVVDACDDFTNKCYLIDHCRKNNIPLVVMGGAGGKIDPLQIKVTDMSTSSNDRLLARLRKKLRQDFAFPLENQGNFGVWAVWSHERAVYPTANGCLTYKPPGMAKNMDCEEGFGSASFVTGAFAFAATSLILREMTKGLNVPTESEK